AGACAATGTTTTATGGGTATTCTTTAAGTAACGGAAAACATGTGTATTTTCGGTTTCTTAATTTATACACCTGCTGCATATTATAAGAAAACCATGATAAATATGCAATTTGTTAAGTTTATTAAATTCAGTCTTATGTGATCACTAAATTGAGTTTATTGTTAGATAGGGTTTTCCAAATCATGCTATCGCGATAATTGTAGAAAAAACTAGATGAATGGACAAaacttttctttaaatttatacaACTATTGTGTTTAGCAAGCATCAACAATATGCAtaagaaaacttaaattataaaagatatctcagaataaatttataaaagaatatattattttgtctgAGATTTATAGATAATATGATTGACAATTATTCAGATGATATTAAACTACGTACAATGGTGCAGATTTTATCTCAAAAAGAGACTACAAGAGAAAAATTGTCAGTGGGGGTAGCTGCTATATAAAGAGAGAGcagtaaataaaaacaaagtaaataatatcaatctttgataaaaaaaataaaatgaacgatcattgttttttttctaccaatgattgaaattatttattgtaattatatatattttaaagtgaATAACTTACTTTTAAgttcctcaaaaaaaaaaaaaaaacttttaagaaaCTGAATCCGACATAGCTAGCTAGTGCAAATAAATttaacagaaaagaaaagaaagatggcAATAAAAACCGGGCCACtttctatattatttaattatatatggcATGGTACgtgtatgttttttattttttatttttatggtcACATAAACTCTAGTCATAGCCTAACTATTATAATTGAGAAACAGCCATGTATAAATGGctacaaaaaaaacataatagagAGGCTTGGTTGCtagtaattattaattactgGTTGAAACTAATGCAAAGTAGAGGGAAGCTAGCTTGCAGGTGAATCAAAAGTTCCAACTCCAAAGCAAGGAATGGTTAGAAAAagcatcatgatcatcatcaccTTCAATTTCATCATCTCCATGATAAAGTAGTGGAGCTTGAGTCATGGGACACAAAAATTCACTCGGGTGCATCTTGTCTAGCCCCACATAGAGGCCAAAATCCGAGCCATTCAAGTCATCCAACATGTTCAAAAATGTCCAATCCATGGTGTCCCAATCCCCTTTTAATTGGTCCACTTGCACATTGTTATTATGAGTCTCACCATCATAAATACTAGGGAAGTTGCTCATCTCCATTATTGTATTGCCGGATTTAGACTCATCACTTTGTGACTCCTCTAACgagcgttcttgttcttgtttttggAAAGCACACTCCTCCTCCTCCAAAGGGTGGTCGTCGTTGTTCGCGAACTTCACGGCTACCTCTTGAATTTCTTGGTGGGATAGAGGTTGCGGCTGTTTGTCACGTGACAATACCATGTTGGTTTCCAAGTGTCGAGGCGTGTCAGGGAAATTGAATGTCGCGCTTTGACCACGTAGGCAATAAAGCGCGGCATCAAATGCCCTGGCAGCCTTCACTTGGGTGTCATACGACCCCAACCATATGCGCTCGCGGCTGTTGGGAAGCCGAATTTCGGACACCCATTTGCCCCATTTTCTCTTCCTCACCCCTTTGAACATCTTACAGCTATCAATGTTGTTGTTAGAGGAAAATGAATCATTGTTACAAGAAGAAGAATCAACACTAGCCATGGCTGATTTCACCATGTCTAGCTATATATGGTGGTTGGTTATGGTGTATTTATATAAGGGTTTGTGTATGTGGCTTTATTTCTAAGATTgttgtgatgattattttttatggaaatTGACGGCGGAAGGGTATTATATAGTGAGGAAGAGGGAGAAGGTTTTCAAGGATTTTGGAGCTCTAAACGTGTTCTTCAAAAGAGCGTAAAATGAGTGTAGGTACGTGGCCAAATGATAGGCTTCAGTCAAGTATGGGACTGACTTAGTTGGGCCACATCTTTATTGTACGAACCAAAAAGAGCACGAGCACGTGGGAAAATTCAGGTCCtgaaattgataaaatattgtaaaagaTAATACTTCCATATATAGGAAGGGAAGTAAGACATTGTCACGGTcaaatatgttaaatattttttagtggaaaatttttatttatcattcaattcatcttatctttattgttatactatatatttttcatactaAATTATTTCTCACTCAAGTCTTTCTCTCTCCACTTTCTCTATTGTTATTTCTAgcgtccaaaataaaaaatctcttGGAATCATAGATCTCATCGTtgttcttgaaaaataaatttatcttcatagtctaaaactaaattttaacaaaattcaattatataaCAAGATCCCATAACTTCTACAACCACCACAATATTGTGAGATGGAGAAGCAACACCCAAAACAAGAGGGAACATcatattaaacaaataaacCATCAATCTCAACAAGAATAATATTGTTTGTACCCATAACTGAAGTCATTGGAATGAGAAACATGTCTCGAGTTCACAACAGTGTCGCCGATATGAGCTCATATATGTCTCAAGGTTACAACAACATCGATATAAGCTCTTATACATTTCGAGTTTATAACGATGACGGAGGATCAGATtcgagattttattttaaaattaggattttttttaaataatttttgcatgtccattttcttttacatctctttatatatgttttcttttttttttctttatttttttttttacatttctcactttcttttatttttacctttttgcCGCTCTTTTAATTTTGTCCATTTCACAACTCAAGGGACAAAAGAAAAACCTttcccaaaaagaaaaagagacagattaataagagtttcattatttaaaaaaaaactttatttgtgACATTATAGACAATTATCTCTAGTTTTTGTCactttgtttttcatcttttcacATATAGGTACTTCTAGTATAATCAAAAGTCAAGCATTATAAAAGTAGCACGTGATaagaattacaaaataaaaatgcagaGTGAACAAagaattaagatttaaaaaataagttataagaAATTAGCATGCACCGTGTCAACCCTTTCAATGTTGGTGGACCATGGTTTCGTTCCACACTAGGGTTGGGAGAGTCACTCACTCACTATTGAATTGGCACATGTGTCTTGGACTGATTGGGGCAGAAAGCTTCTTGATTGGAAGGGAATGTGATGGGTCCCTTGCTAACGTCACCGATATCGTGATGCATGCCCCACTTTAAGCATATGCCAATTATCTACAATCACTGTCTCTTCAAAAACGGCCACACACATGCACATTTAGTACAGTATAGCTGCTATATGCTAGCACGAAATCTAGAACAGACCAAAACCAAATCATAACTTAATTTCATGATCATGGTTGAAAACAAAGGATTAATAAAGTTCTCTGCACGAGGAAACGTGtgaggtaaagaaacaaaatgtttttatcattactttaaaataaaaaaaatttgtaggtCTTAAAGATAGAAATATCTCTCAATCACTGTCATTATTGGTGTTAcatcttattaatttaaaagaattttacataaaaaagaatcaaacataattttttttattaaattaatcgtTTTTCCACACGAAGGATGCAAGGTTTTACAGTACTGAATTATCTCGTGAGTTAAATGCAttatgtttataaaatattaacaatagatgtgcttttttattttatttacatattttctcactttaaataagttaaatttataTCTAGAGAGTGatcgtaaaaaatataaagcgaTGATATTCATTAACGATCTAGGGAAAAATGTTAATGAATGGTAGTAATAAATAGTTAATACAATGAAAACGATAATTGGCATGCATATATATTTTGACCTATTCTAACATTTTATTTACATTGTGTATCTTGTTATTATTCCAATATGTTGGTCGGTTCAGGAGCATTAGGAAACAGCAGTATATGTAGTTCTTCGTAAGTAATTGGACCAAAATTTACACTAATGTGATCTTGAAATCGATACTGTCTTTACACTTACAGCTATGCATTTTCACAAGTTTGACGAACTCCtaatatttcaaaaactaatttcTTAACCCAAAACCCTTGCTTACTTTCTCTGCGGTcatttatgttataaataaatgaataaatagttattaaacattaataaagttaatttatttagttaattataaCATATGACATCAAACTAATTAAGCATTTAGCACATCCATCTGGAATGCAAACTCGAATTTGAAAGATACAGTACAAacccaaaaagaatttgcaatcaagatataagaaaaagataagaagatttaaaatgaaaagaaagaatgttaaaaaaaaaagagaaatgaaatttgaaattaaaaccaAATCTAATTGTTTTCCACTAACTTCATTCCAAAACTAATTGTTAAGAAAAAATACAAATGCACAAAACATATAACATGACAAGATATAACTTAAGACACAATAAACTATAAGAGGAAAGACTAGTATAATAGTACATTTCCGTTTTAGTAGAATGCACAAACCAACATCATAACTTAGGTCAATATATATCTCATATGGATTAATTCGTGAGTACACACTAAGTGCATAAAATTGTTCCTTTGGGCAAACAAATTTCCTTAACCTATCGCATTTTTCTGTAATTCCATTCGTTCTTAACTTTTAACCCAAACATTAAGATAATACCCTTTGAGTGGATAATCACATTCAAAGATTAAAATCATTCCTCAAACTATACAAAATTTCTATGAATCAATACAAGTGATCCCACTTTAGTAATAATGACTAATAGTAATCCATGAAAATTCTTGCATAAAAATGAGTTTTCTCTTATCCAAAACCAGTACCTAATAAAACATGCAAATACATCATTAAAGAATATCATTAGTGGTCATACATCAATATTTAATTGCATTCTTATCATCTTTTGATAAGTCACTAATCTTATTTGTTAGATTTCAAGAAAATTAGTGATTATAATAAAAAGTAACTCTAAAAGAATTATCTTTGATGTAAGTTGATTCCTCTTTATGTATACACACATATAAGTTTAGATAATTTTGTTTGAGTGAATTaaaatcactatgaatgacaaagactattataaatgataaaacttTTCCTTAAAGTATTTAACACAATTGTATATCTAAGACTCAAATCAAAGATCTTTGGTTAAACTGAAATAATTTCACATTAATTAACCTATGTGTTTAatggttttatatatatatatatatatatatatatatatatatatatatatatatatatatatatatatatatatatatatatatatatatatatatcgtatCAATTAAAACCCATGTGATAATTAAACCTCCAGCAGAAGGTGAATTAGTGTAAGGAGGGAAGTAGCACATACCCATTATATTCAATAAAACTCACGGTAACCAATCAACGATTAACAACAaccatttaaataaaatctattgaaattaaatataacaatagaaatttaaattaattgcaGTTGTTATTAAGGGTACtcacttttaagaaaaaaaatatttattttattatgtattaagattttaatttatatataatatagattACGCATTTTATAAAGCTCATACGATTATTTTTTAgacttatcaaataaattaagtatgatttttttaatgtttttacagGCTATTTTAATAACTTCGTGAAGTTTATCAAACAATGTTTTTTAGTTCACTTCAATAAGTTCTATGTTCAAATGTATAACATAATATCTTATGTGAtaagatattattaaatatttagttaaattgtttagtaaaaaaatcatttagttAAATTGTTTATCCAAACAATTTATTTaggttgttcatttttttttatcggcaggTTGTTGTTCATAATATGTTCttgattt
This region of Glycine soja cultivar W05 chromosome 17, ASM419377v2, whole genome shotgun sequence genomic DNA includes:
- the LOC114391980 gene encoding ethylene-responsive transcription factor ERF017-like, whose amino-acid sequence is MVKSAMASVDSSSCNNDSFSSNNNIDSCKMFKGVRKRKWGKWVSEIRLPNSRERIWLGSYDTQVKAARAFDAALYCLRGQSATFNFPDTPRHLETNMVLSRDKQPQPLSHQEIQEVAVKFANNDDHPLEEEECAFQKQEQERSLEESQSDESKSGNTIMEMSNFPSIYDGETHNNNVQVDQLKGDWDTMDWTFLNMLDDLNGSDFGLYVGLDKMHPSEFLCPMTQAPLLYHGDDEIEGDDDHDAFSNHSLLWSWNF